CCTCTCCATGTTCAGGATGCCCCGGAACTCCTCCATGAGCTCCCGGGAGTTGAGCATCTGCACCTCGTCCATCAGGACGACGGCCGTCTTGCCCTCTTCGTCGATGTCCACGAGCCGCCGGTGCAACTGGCCCAGGAGCTCCACCTTGCCGTCGGCCACTTCCTCGAGCCCCAGTTGCAGCCCCAGCTTCTTCAAGAGCCACTCGGAGCTGACCGAGGAGTGGATGATTACAAGGAGGGCGGCTTCGTATCTCTCCTCGTCGAGCTCTTCAAGGAGCTTCCTGGCCAGCGTGGTCTTTCCCGAGCCGATGTCGCCGATGACCACCGAGAGGCCGCGCTTGGCGTCCACGGCGTGCTTGAGCTTGACGAGGGCCGAGGAGTGCTGGTCGCTGTTGAAGTAGAAGCGGCTGTCGACGACGTTGGAGAAGGGATGTTCTTTCAGGCCGTAGAATTCCAGAAAATCCATGGCGCCTATTATACATCAGGCAGGAAATCAAATATATGACACGCGGTTCTTCTTGCCCTTGGGCTGTGCCTTCTCGGCCGCCGTCTTCAGCGCATTGACCTTCTCGGCCACGTCGCGGAAATCCGCGTTCCAGCCGTAGACCTCCGTGAAGAGGTCCAGGGCCTGGGCCGCGTCGCCGTTTTGCTCGTGGGCCAGGGCGAGGTCGTACTTCAGGCTCCAGGAGGCCTCGTCCGCTTGGTCCACTTTCATGAGCGCCGTGCCGAAGGACTCGATGGCCAGGGCATAGAGTCCCTTTTGCATATAGCAGGCCCCGAGCATGGTGGCGGACTGGGAGAGGTAGTCCGGGTCGTGCTGGGAGGCCTGGAATTCCTTGATGGCGTCGTCCACCAGGCCCATTTCCTTATAGGCTATGCCCAGGTTGTAGTGGGTCTCGGCGTCTTCGGCCTCGATTTCCTGTTCCAGGCCCTTCTTGAACTCGTCGAAGATTTCCATGACGTTGTCGTCGAGGGCCGGTTCCTGAGCCTGCGCATCCGGCTGCTCGCCGGAGGCCTCGGCCTCCATGTCGTACTCCTCGCCGGCGGGGGCCGGAGAGGAGTGCTCCTCCTGCATTTTCCTTTCGGCCTCCCCCAGCTTCTTCCGGAGGTCTTCGTTGTCGGGGATTTTCTCGAGCAGGGACCGGTAGACGCCCGCCGCTTCGGCGTAGAAACCCTGTCCGAGATAGAAGTCGCCTTCCGATATCTTCTCGGCGTAAGCCTCCGGGGAATCCGCCTCCTTCTGCGGGGCGAATTCTTCGCCTATGTCCCCGGTGGCATCCGCGGTGAGCATTTCGGGCCCTTCGGCCTCCTGGGGCCCCCCGTTCAGCCTGGGGTCCGACGGCCCGGCCCTCCGCGCCTCCTCAAGATAGACCCTGCTTTCGGCCTCCTTCCCCTGGCGGGCCAACAGGGTGCTCAGGATGATGCACTCGCCCACGAGCTGTTCGGAGTCGTTCATCTTCTCGTAGAGGTGCTTGAGCTTCTCGTGAAGCTCCACGCTCTCCGGCGCCTTGGCCTTCCAGCCTTCCAAGAGGTTCCTTGCCTCGTTCAGGAGTCCGTACTTGAAGAAGATGTCGGTCTCCATGAAGGCCTCCTCCAGGCTCTTGGCCGGCTGGTGGGCGGAGGGGGGCGGCCCGGGTTTCTCCTCGGGCTGGACGTCCTCTGCGCCCAGGCCCGAAAGGGCCTCCAGGTCGGCCTGAGCGCTTGCGATATCAAGGGAAGCCCCCCCGTCTCCGGCTTCGTCCTCTGGCTGGGCCGCTGCCGGGGTTTCCTCGGGCTTCTGCGGGGTTTCTTTCGGCTTCTCTTCGGCTCCGCTTTGAAGGGCCGCCATCATTTTCTTTATCTCCGCGTCATCGGGCCTCAGGCCCTCGGCCTCTTTCAGGCACGCAATCGCCTGTTCCGTCCGGCCCTCTTTCTCATGGAGGGAAGCCAGCCCCAGGAGCTCGCCCGCGGCCCGCTCATCCCCGGCCTTCTTGTACAGGTCGACCAGACGGCGCCGGTTCTCCACGGGCTCGAGGTCCTTGAATTCCTCGAGAAGCTCCTGGGCCTCCGCCACTTCCTGCTCTTTTATAAGCGTCTCGATGATGGTGCGGAACTGCCCCCAGGCCTCTTCCCTCGAGCCTGCCTGCCGGTACAGGTCGCCCAGGTGCTTCCGCGCCCCGACGTCGGAGGGGTTTTTCTCCACGAGCGTGCGTATGACGTCTATGGCCCCCTGGCGGTCGCCCGAAGCCATGCGGAGTTCGGCCTTTCTCTTGAGCAGTCCGGTACTCTCGCCGGCCTTCTGAAGGGCGGAGCTCAGGTGCTCTTCGGCCTTCGCCATGTCTCCCGAACTCTCGGCCAGGCGGCTCATGGCCACGATGGCATCGACGTTGTTGGGCTGTATCTCCATGGCTTTATGGATGAACTTGCCGCCCTTTTCGGCGTCCCCCTTGTCCAGGTGAATCTGCCCGATGTTGAGGTACTCCCGGGCCGCCTCGGAGACGAACCCCTCCTTGGAGAAAAGCTCCGCCACCTTGGTTTTCAGCTGGACGTTCGTCGGCGCGAGGTTCAGGACGCGCTCATAGACTTTCAGGAGCTCGTCCCGCTTGTTCTCCTTGGACAGGACGTCCGCCGCGGCAAGGTAGTACTTGACGGCGTCGGTGAAGATGTTCTTCTCTTCCGTCAACTGCCCCAGGGCGATAAGGGCGTCCGCGGCACGGGGGTTGACGTTCAGGATCTTCTTGTAAATGGCCAGGGCCTTCAGGGTAAACCCTTCGTTCATATAAATTTTTGCGGCCTTGCGGAACTCGGCCAGGGCGGGGGCCTTCTCGCCCTTCTTGATGTAGAGGTCGCCGATGAAGTTCAGGACGTTGCCGTCGGGCGAGACGTCGGCAAGTTTCCGCCACTCGGCGATAGCCTTGTCTATCTGCCCCTTGGCAAGGTACTTCTGGGCGTTCTTGCTTATGGAGGCCTTATCGACCATACGGCAGATTATCACACATAATCAGATAAACTGTCAATAATTATACGTTTTCGTTGAAAAAACGTGAAATGAGTCACATCACATTCCGGGCATTTTTTTACCCTTTACGGCGTTGACGCCATGCAAAATCCGGACTTCTTCATTTACAATGGGAGGCATGAACCAGAGATACGGAGGAAGCGATGCAGTCACTTGAGGATGTCGCCGCTTTTCACGGCCACGTCTGTCCCGGCCTGGCCCTGGGCTACAGGGTCAGCGAGCTCGCCCTGCGCGAGATGGGCGAACGGGCCGAGGACGAGGAACTGGTGGCCGAGGTCGAGAACGACTCGTGCGCCGTGGATGCCGTGCAGGTCCTGACGGGATGCACCTTCGGCAAGGGCAATCTCTTGTACCGGGACTACGGCAAGCAGGTCTACACGTTCATCAAGCGCCCTTCGGGCGAGTTCCTGCGGGTCGCGGTCAAATGGGAGCCCCCGCCCGAGACCAGCGAGGAGAAGGAGGCGTGGGGCCGCTATATGAAAGGGGACCGCTCCGCGGCTGTCCGCGAGGCCGTGCAGGACAGAAAATCCCGGAAAATCGAGGCAATTATGGAGGCCCCGGAGGGGGAGCTTTTTGAGGTGCAGCGGGGGCGGATGGAGCCGCCGCACCAGGCCCGCATCTACGCCAGTCTCCGGTGCGAGCGCTGCGGCGAGAAGGTCATGGAGCCCCGTGCCCGCCTCCGCGAGGGCAAGGTCCTCTGCCTCCCCTGCGCGGAGGCCGAGGACCGGGAAGGCTAGCGTGGAGGAGCTCATCAGAAAGGCAGGGGTCCTCATCGAGGCCCTGCCCTATATCCGCTCTTTTTACGGGAAGACCTTCGTCATAAAATACGGCGGGTCGGCGCAGGTGGAGGAACACCTGAAGCAGGCCTTTGCGCAGGACGTCGCCCTCCTGAACTTCATCGGCATCCGTCCGGTCGTGGTCCACGGCGGCGGGCCCACGATAAGCGCCACCATGGAGAAGATGGGCAAGAAGCCCAGCTTCGTCCACGGCCACCGGGTCACGGACGAAGAGACCATGGAGATAGTGGAGATGGTCCTGGGGGGCTTGGTGAACAAGCAGATAGTCTCCCTCATCAACAGCCAGGGGGGGCGGGCGGTGGGCTTGAGCGGAAAGGACGCCGGGCTCATCAAGGCCCGGAAGAAGCGCCTCAAGGGGCCTGCCCCGGAGGAGTACCTGGACCTGGGCCTGGTGGGCGAGGTGACCGAGGTGGACCCGGATGTCCTGGTCAGCCTGGACAGGGCGGGCTTTATCCCGGTCATATCGCCGGTGGGCGTGGGCGCTGACGGGGAGACCCTGAACATAAACGGCGACGACTTGACCGCCGCCGTGTCGGCGGCGGTCAAGGCCGAGAAGCTTATCTACCTCACCGACGTCCCGGGCATCCGGGATGCCGGGGGAAAGACCCTTGTCTCCCTTTCACGGGCGAAGGCCGCGAAGTTCGTAACCGCGGGCACCATCTCCGGCGGCATGATCCCCAAGGTGCAGGCCGCACTGAGCGCCCTGAAGGACGGCGTGGGCAAAGTCCACATTATTGACGGCCGCGTCCCGCACTGCCTTCTCCTGGAAATATTCACCGACAGGGGCCTGGGCACCGAGATTACGCACTGAAAGGCCTCGTCCGGCCCGCAAGGCCGGGGCCACCCACGTTGCAAACCCCTCTGGAAGGCCTATAAAATAAGGGGATGTCCACGGACGAGCTCATCTTGAAGGGCGCGAGGCAGAACAACCTCAAGGACCTTTCCCTCGCCCTCCCGCATAACCGGGTCATCGCCGTCACCGGGGTTTCGGGCTCGGGGAAGTCCTCTCTGGCCTTCGACACCATTTTCGCGGAGGGGCAGTGGCGGTTCATCGAGAGCCTCTCGACGTACGCCCGCCTGTTCCTGGAGAAGCTGGACCGCCCGCAGGTGGAGGCCATAGAGAACATCCGGCCCGCCATCGCCCTGGAGCAGAGGAACCCCGTGCGGGGCTCCCGCTCCACCGTGGGCACGCTGACGGAGATGTACGATTACTTCCGGCTCCTGTACGCCAAGGTGGGCACCGCGTATTGCCCCCGGTGCGGGGAGGAAATCCACAGGTGGCATCCCTCCGACGTCACCCGGGAGCTGATGGAAAACTACCGGAACCGCAAGGCGGTCGTCACTTTCGAAAGCCCGGAGAAAAGGGAAGACCTCGGAAAGCGGGGGTTCCTCCGCCTCTGGCGTGAGGGGCGTGTCCTGGACTTCGAGGATGCGCCGGAGGCCGGGCCGCCCTTTGAGGTCGTCCTGGACAGGCTTGTCCTCAGGGACGAAAAACGGCTGGCCGACAGCGTGGAGACCGCCTTCAGGGAGGGAGACGGCCGGATGAAGGTCAGGGTGGTGGACGGCCCCGAGAGGTCCTTCGTCGCGGGCAACGTCTGCGACGGGTGCGGTTATGCGCTTGAGGAGCCCTCTCCCCTGCTTTTCTCTTTCAACCATCCCGTGGGGGCCTGCCCGCAATGCAAGGGGTTCGGCAACATCCTGCGCTACGACGAATCCCTCATCGTGCCGGATCCGTACCTTTCCCTGGCCGAAGGGGCCGTCGAGCCCTGGGAGAAGCCCGCCGCCCGGTGGTGGAAGTCCCAGCTTCTGAAGGGCGCGCCCGGGGCGGGCATCGACGTCAACAAGCCCTACAGGAAGCTCTCGCGAGCCGACCGGACGAAGCTCTTCAAGGGGACCGGCGCGTTCGAGGGCATCGATGAGTTCTTCGAGGAGCTTGAGGGCAAGCGCTACAAGCTGCACGTCCGGGTTTTCCTCTCCCGCTACCGCAAGGGCGTGCTCTGTCCCGCCTGCCGGGGCAAGAGGCTCCGGCCCGAGGCCCTGGCCTATCGCATCGGCGACCTGGACATAGCCGAGCTTTGCGGTCTCCCCGTCTCGGGGCTGATGGGATTCTTCGGAGAGATGCCTCTTTCTCCCTTCCAGAAGATGGTGGCCGCGGAGCTGCTCAGGCAGATAGAGCTGAAGCTCGGTTTCCTCCATAGGGTGGGGCTTGACTACCTCACCCTGTGGCGCGAGGGCAAGACCCTCTCGGGGGGCGAGTACCAGCGGGTCAACCTGTCCAACCAGCTCT
The genomic region above belongs to Nitrospirota bacterium and contains:
- a CDS encoding tetratricopeptide repeat protein, whose product is MVDKASISKNAQKYLAKGQIDKAIAEWRKLADVSPDGNVLNFIGDLYIKKGEKAPALAEFRKAAKIYMNEGFTLKALAIYKKILNVNPRAADALIALGQLTEEKNIFTDAVKYYLAAADVLSKENKRDELLKVYERVLNLAPTNVQLKTKVAELFSKEGFVSEAAREYLNIGQIHLDKGDAEKGGKFIHKAMEIQPNNVDAIVAMSRLAESSGDMAKAEEHLSSALQKAGESTGLLKRKAELRMASGDRQGAIDVIRTLVEKNPSDVGARKHLGDLYRQAGSREEAWGQFRTIIETLIKEQEVAEAQELLEEFKDLEPVENRRRLVDLYKKAGDERAAGELLGLASLHEKEGRTEQAIACLKEAEGLRPDDAEIKKMMAALQSGAEEKPKETPQKPEETPAAAQPEDEAGDGGASLDIASAQADLEALSGLGAEDVQPEEKPGPPPSAHQPAKSLEEAFMETDIFFKYGLLNEARNLLEGWKAKAPESVELHEKLKHLYEKMNDSEQLVGECIILSTLLARQGKEAESRVYLEEARRAGPSDPRLNGGPQEAEGPEMLTADATGDIGEEFAPQKEADSPEAYAEKISEGDFYLGQGFYAEAAGVYRSLLEKIPDNEDLRKKLGEAERKMQEEHSSPAPAGEEYDMEAEASGEQPDAQAQEPALDDNVMEIFDEFKKGLEQEIEAEDAETHYNLGIAYKEMGLVDDAIKEFQASQHDPDYLSQSATMLGACYMQKGLYALAIESFGTALMKVDQADEASWSLKYDLALAHEQNGDAAQALDLFTEVYGWNADFRDVAEKVNALKTAAEKAQPKGKKNRVSYI
- the argB gene encoding acetylglutamate kinase, translated to MEELIRKAGVLIEALPYIRSFYGKTFVIKYGGSAQVEEHLKQAFAQDVALLNFIGIRPVVVHGGGPTISATMEKMGKKPSFVHGHRVTDEETMEIVEMVLGGLVNKQIVSLINSQGGRAVGLSGKDAGLIKARKKRLKGPAPEEYLDLGLVGEVTEVDPDVLVSLDRAGFIPVISPVGVGADGETLNINGDDLTAAVSAAVKAEKLIYLTDVPGIRDAGGKTLVSLSRAKAAKFVTAGTISGGMIPKVQAALSALKDGVGKVHIIDGRVPHCLLLEIFTDRGLGTEITH
- a CDS encoding FmdE family protein, with protein sequence MQSLEDVAAFHGHVCPGLALGYRVSELALREMGERAEDEELVAEVENDSCAVDAVQVLTGCTFGKGNLLYRDYGKQVYTFIKRPSGEFLRVAVKWEPPPETSEEKEAWGRYMKGDRSAAVREAVQDRKSRKIEAIMEAPEGELFEVQRGRMEPPHQARIYASLRCERCGEKVMEPRARLREGKVLCLPCAEAEDREG
- the uvrA gene encoding excinuclease ABC subunit UvrA, with product MSTDELILKGARQNNLKDLSLALPHNRVIAVTGVSGSGKSSLAFDTIFAEGQWRFIESLSTYARLFLEKLDRPQVEAIENIRPAIALEQRNPVRGSRSTVGTLTEMYDYFRLLYAKVGTAYCPRCGEEIHRWHPSDVTRELMENYRNRKAVVTFESPEKREDLGKRGFLRLWREGRVLDFEDAPEAGPPFEVVLDRLVLRDEKRLADSVETAFREGDGRMKVRVVDGPERSFVAGNVCDGCGYALEEPSPLLFSFNHPVGACPQCKGFGNILRYDESLIVPDPYLSLAEGAVEPWEKPAARWWKSQLLKGAPGAGIDVNKPYRKLSRADRTKLFKGTGAFEGIDEFFEELEGKRYKLHVRVFLSRYRKGVLCPACRGKRLRPEALAYRIGDLDIAELCGLPVSGLMGFFGEMPLSPFQKMVAAELLRQIELKLGFLHRVGLDYLTLWREGKTLSGGEYQRVNLSNQLSSRLTGTLYVLDEPTVGLHKRDTDRVSEIMAELADIGNTVIVVEHDKGVIEGADWVVELGPGGGHLGGNVVFAGEKRDFLQADTVTSRYVRGLEEAAPPVERPRTGSGWLRLEGASGNNLRDVDLEVPLGTLAVISGVSGSGKSTLAVDTLYKALVKNLRLGTDSPLPYRSLKGFEALKSVKLVDQSPIGRSPRSNPVTYMKIFDHIRKLFAEQPEARARGYGPGFFSFNVPGGRCETCKGEGYQKLEMYFFEDLYITCEDCGGRRYGREALGVTYQGKSIDEVLKMTVDEAALFFGGQSQIQGRLALLREVGLGYLILGQPAPTLSGGEAQRLKICAELGVGRVRGVLYVLDEPTVGLHMKDVGALLTVLGKLVDSGNTVLVIEHNLDVIRAADWLVDLGPEGGEQGGEVLFAGPPEKIVEATRSYTGRYVGELLAARAERGEAA
- a CDS encoding AAA family ATPase, with translation MDFLEFYGLKEHPFSNVVDSRFYFNSDQHSSALVKLKHAVDAKRGLSVVIGDIGSGKTTLARKLLEELDEERYEAALLVIIHSSVSSEWLLKKLGLQLGLEEVADGKVELLGQLHRRLVDIDEEGKTAVVLMDEVQMLNSRELMEEFRGILNMERAEGKMMNLIFFGLSELEDVLSLDEPLKQRVAMRIRLQAFTEKDAHDYILHRLRVAGAARQIFTEEAIRAVRGFAGGLPRLINTICDNALLEGFLVKAEVIDEQLVRSVAVDLALETDLR